Proteins from a single region of Trichomycterus rosablanca isolate fTriRos1 chromosome 16, fTriRos1.hap1, whole genome shotgun sequence:
- the ppp1r3b gene encoding protein phosphatase 1 regulatory subunit 3B: MMPVELAMPLFLSNKDFQSRKTAQCKGPLRPCFHPALRGAGAQREQSQPKKHVSFADHKGLALAVVKIFSVFDDPIEVPLSIQELFASALDISKEEGKLVLDFSQPSADYMRFRERLERDFVCLEHCVLKDRAVAGTVKVKNLSYEKAVTLRITFDTWKSHVDVDCPYVLDMYSGSGWDTFSFELDLPEPAPPHEQIEFAVFYSVNGSTYWDSNHGQNYKIIQSALKRSPSDSNHRHDSDWDVFFDRYGSPRCSHGIFPEWPSYAGYEDLGPYY; the protein is encoded by the coding sequence ATGATGCCGGTTGAGCTGGCGATGCCGCTTTTCCTCTCCAACAAAGACTTCCAGAGCAGAAAGACGGCGCAGTGCAAGGGTCCGCTGCGGCCGTGTTTCCATCCGGCGCTCCGAGGGGCCGGCGCTCAGCGGGAGCAAAGCCAACCCAAAAAGCACGTGTCGTTCGCCGACCACAAGGGCCTGGCGCTCGCCGTGGTGAAGATCTTCTCCGTGTTCGACGACCCTATCGAAGTCCCGCTCAGCATCCAGGAGCTTTTCGCCTCTGCGCTCGACATCTCCAAAGAGGAGGGCAAGCTGGTCCTGGACTTCTCTCAGCCGTCTGCGGACTACATGCGGTTCCGGGAGCGTCTGGAGCGGGACTTCGTCTGCCTCGAGCACTGCGTGCTGAAGGACCGGGCCGTCGCGGGTACCGTCAAGGTGAAGAACCTGTCGTACGAGAAGGCGGTGACGCTGCGGATCACGTTCGACACGTGGAAGAGCCACGTCGACGTAGACTGCCCGTACGTCCTGGATATGTACTCCGGATCCGGCTGGGACACCTTCTCGTTCGAACTGGATTTACCCGAACCGGCGCCGCCGCACGAACAGATCGAGTTCGCCGTGTTTTACTCCGTGAACGGGAGCACGTACTGGGACAGCAACCACGGCCAGAACTATAAAATCATCCAGTCGGCCCTGAAGAGAAGCCCGAGCGACTCGAACCATCGGCACGACTCTGACTGGGACGTTTTCTTCGACAGATACGGCAGCCCCCGGTGCTCGCACGGCATCTTTCCAGAATGGCCGAGCTACGCCGGGTACGAGGATCTCGGCCCGTATTACTGA
- the eri1 gene encoding 3'-5' exoribonuclease 1 has protein sequence MEEQRENGKPSESEEQMNSTSEPEEKHSDLEEVARTDFSDPVYKEISLANGTINRMNRDELRAKCAELKLDTRGVKDVLKKRLKNYYKRQKLRQSGASGQPDETYYDYICVVDFEATCEENNPRNYVHEIIEFPMVLIDTRSMEITDSFQEYVQPEVNPLLSDFCVKLTGITQKIVDEADTFSRVLRRAVAWLQEKELGTKYKYTLLTDGSWDMSKFLYTQCRLSRLRFPQFARSWINIRKTYGNYYKVDRTQTRLNCMLENMGLQYEGRPHCGLDDSRNIARVAVHMLKDGCQLRANERLHANELQNVPVSALLALAAPPQYPKIRD, from the exons ATGGAGGAACAAAGAGAGAATGGCAAACCATCAGAATCTGAAGAACAGATGAACTCCACGTCTGAA CCCGAAGAGAAACACAGTGATCTGGAGGAGGTGGCCCGGACGGATTTCAGTGATCCGGTGTATAAGGAGATCTCCCTGGCTAACGGCACCATTAACCGCATGAACAGAGACGAGCTGCGAGCTAAATGTGCCGAGCTCAAGCTGGACACTAG AGGGGTGAAGGACGTATTAAAGAAGCGGCTGAAGAACTACTACAAGAGACAGAAGCTGAGGCAGTCGGGAGCTTCCGGCCAGCCTGACGAGACCTACTACGACTACATCTGCGTGGTGGACTTCGAGGCGACCTGTGAGGAGAACAACCCACGGAACTACGTCCACGAGATCATCGAGTTCCCCATGGTTCTCATCGACACGCGCAGCATGGAGATT ACGGACTCTTTTCAGGAGTACGTACAGCCGGAGGTGAACCCGCTGCTCTCAGATTTCTGTGTGAAGCTAACAGGAATAACGCAG AAAATAGTGGACGAGGCCGATACGTTTTCACGCGTTTTGCGCCGAGCCGTAGCCTGGCTGCAGGAGAAAGAGCTCGGGACCAAGTACAAATACACTCTGCTGACAGACGG ATCGTGGGATATGAGTAAGTTCTTGTACACGCAGTGTCGCCTGAGCCGGCTCCGGTTCCCTCAGTTCGCCAGATCCTGGATCAACATCAGAAAGACCTACGGAAACTATTATAAG gtggatcgaacccagacccGGCTGAACTGCATGCTGGAGAACATGGGACTGCAGTACGAGGGTCGACCGCACTGCGGCCTGGACGATTCTCGCAACATCGCCCGCGTGGCCGTCCACATGCTGAAGGACGGCTGTCAGCTAAGGGCCAACGAGCGCCTGCATGCCAACGAACTGCAGAACGTCCCCGTGTCGGCGCTGTTAGCCCTCGCCGCTCCTCCTCAGTACCCCAAGATCAGGGACTAA
- the mfhas1 gene encoding malignant fibrous histiocytoma-amplified sequence 1 homolog, whose product MAENQSNLRTARIWRDAALRSRKLKSNMRQLTLSTTNDQKITFPEDIKEIEVLNLGNNLLQELPEGLGSTLTRLRVLSLRRNKFTSVPCPVFQLSTLVDLDLSHNCLSWISEDVDLLRGLKKLCLSHNKVRELPTQIGALQNLEELDVSFNELYGFPQTFTQLRKLRTLDVDHNKLERFPPEILALGELEELDCSGNKLEGLPGNIMMLRSLKILWLSNTQISSLPETFCDLQNLESLMLDNNSLAALPRSFCKMQKLKMLNLSSNSFEEFPQVVQTIVSLEELYLSRNRLAFLPDELGHMAKLANLWLDNNSITFLPDSIVELEKLEELALQGNQIAILPDNFGKLAKVNIWKIKDNPLIQPPYEVCLKGIPYIAAYQKELALAQMAVKPRLKLVLMGQTNAGKTKLRQCIMSKPLDAKMVTGGRGIDVTNWVADPHRRLTFIVYDLSGKQNHDLIKPFFLSPGALYLIVVNLRSYTGKTFYPSVGYYLHLLAAKVPHAVVCIVGTHTDQCTETELEDRCLDIHRQISLQEKTDLECLRSLAQQVDQSLQMGYDIRLSSPHVLFYGVTDKNLRRRKAQLESMLKNRLQILSPVFCVSCEDLRNVQRLKEKLMCVAAHCEIFPNLHRVLPKSWQMLEELHFRPQELWISWWDSARLGLQAGLTEDRLQSALSYLHESGKLLYFEDSSTLKEYVFHNLPRFIAVLNVFFQTDLGATLEKLNYEADGGQNASDLQRHVEGFLLHGLLTSGVIRELLKPLVQTQQDLHLIMELLEKMGFCYCVNKPRGKPLNGSSVVFKFPSLVSAEEPKSEPWLNVGSTIPGQFFSVEQLQIEYAFPFLIPPGLFARFSVKMNSHVVQRSDGRHCVYAYRGKVPVMVTYRPSRTRLHPEVLAISSHASLPNIWTAWQAVTPLVEELNVLLQEWPGLHYSVHILCPKCLKRGSPNPHSFPGELLSQPRPEGLTEIICPKNGSERVNVALVYPPCPTLVSPGPK is encoded by the coding sequence ATGGCCGAGAACCAGAGCAACCTGAGGACGGCCAGGATATGGCGAGATGCTGCTTTACGTTCCAGGAAATTAAAGAGCAACATGCGCCAGCTCACTCTTTCAACCACAAATGACCAGAAAATCACATTTCCAGAAGATATCAAGGAGATCGAGGTTCTCAATCTGGGAAACAACCTGCTCCAAGAGCTTCCAGAAGGTCTGGGATCCACCTTGACCAGACTGCGGGTCCTCAGTCTTCGCAGGAACAAATTTACCTCTGTTCCATGTCCGGTTTTTCAGCTTAGCACCTTGGTGGACCTAGATCTAAGTCACAACTGTCTGAGCTGGATCTCAGAGGACGTGGATCTTCTCAGGGGCCTCAAAAAGCTGTGCTTAAGCCACAACAAAGTCCGCGAGCTTCCAACCCAAATCGGGGCGCTCCAGAACCTCGAGGAACTTGACGTCAGCTTCAACGAGCTCTACGGCTTTCCACAGACCTTTACGCAGCTCAGGAAGCTCCGGACACTCGATGTGGACCATAACAAGCTCGAACGTTTTCCACCTGAGATCTTAGCGCTCGGAGAACTTGAGGAACTAGACTGTTCGGGGAATAAATTAGAAGGTCTGCCGGGGAACATCATGATGTTGCGGTCTCTCAAAATCTTGTGGCTGAGCAACACACAGATCTCGTCGTTACCTGAGACATTTTGCGACCTGCAGAACCTGGAGAGCTTGATGCTGGATAACAACTCTCTCGCCGCGCTACCAAGGTCATTTTGCAAAATGCAGAAGCTGAAGATGCTTAATCTGTCATCAAATTCGTTTGAAGAATTTCCTCAGGTCGTCCAAACAATCGTCAGCTTAGAAGAGCTGTATCTGAGCAGGAACAGATTGGCGTTCCTTCCAGACGAACTAGGCCACATGGCCAAACTCGCCAACTTGTGGTTGGACAATAATAGTATAACGTTCCTTCCGGATTCCATAGTAGAGCTGGAGAAGCTGGAAGAGTTGGCTTTACAAGGGAACCAAATTGCCATCCTGCCGGACAATTTTGGGAAGCTTGCCAAAGTGAACATCTGGAAAATTAAGGACAATCCGCTCATACAACCTCCGTACGAGGTGTGCCTGAAGGGCATCCCGTACATCGCCGCCTATCAGAAGGAGCTTGCGCTTGCCCAGATGGCGGTGAAGCCGAGACTCAAACTTGTTTTGATGGGGCAGACCAATGCAGGGAAAACTAAACTCAGGCAATGCATCATGAGCAAACCGCTAGATGCCAAAATGGTAACTGGGGGTAGGGGCATTGACGTAACCAACTGGGTAGCAGACCCTCACCGTAGACTGACCTTCATAGTGTACGATTTATCTGGGAAGCAGAACCACGACCTCATCAAACCATTTTTTCTCTCACCTGGAGCTTTGTACCTCATCGTCGTCAATTTGAGATCCTACACGGGTAAGACGTTTTACCCGAGCGTCGGGTATTACCTTCACCTGCTCGCCGCTAAAGTCCCCCACGCAGTGGTCTGCATCGTGGGTACCCACACTGACCAGTGCACGGAGACCGAACTGGAGGACAGATGCTTAGACATCCACAGGCAGATATCGCTTCAAGAGAAGACGGACCTCGAGTGTTTGCGGTCGCTCGCCCAGCAGGTTGACCAATCCCTTCAGATGGGCTATGACATCAGACTCTCAAGTCCACACGTGCTTTTTTACGGCGTCACGGACAAAAACCTGAGGCGCAGAAAAGCCCAGCTGGAGTCCATGCTGAAGAACCGGCTGCAGATTCTGTCGCCGGTCTTTTGCGTCAGCTGTGAGGACCTGAGGAACGTCCAGCGCCTGAAGGAAAAACTGATGTGCGTCGCGGCTCACTGCGAGATCTTCCCGAACCTTCACAGAGTCCTCCCGAAGTCGTGGCAGATGCTCGAGGAGCTGCACTTCAGGCCGCAGGAGCTGTGGATCTCTTGGTGGGATTCGGCAAGGCTGGGCCTCCAAGCGGGGCTGACCGAGGACCGCCTTCAAAGCGCGCTCTCGTACCTGCACGAAAGCGGAAAGCTGCTGTACTTTGAGGATAGCTCGACGCTCAAGGAATACGTCTTCCACAACCTGCCGCGCTTTATCGCCGTCTTGAACGTTTTTTTCCAGACGGACCTGGGTGCCACGCTGGAGAAATTGAACTACGAGGCAGACGGCGGACAGAACGCCAGTGACCTACAGCGCCACGTGGAAGGGTTTCTCCTACATGGCCTGTTGACGTCCGGCGTCATCCGGGAGCTTCTTAAACCGCTCGTCCAGACTCAGCAAGATTTGCACCTCATCATGGAGCTCCTGGAAAAGATGGGCTTCTGCTACTGTGTGAACAAACCCCGGGGTAAACCGTTAAACGGCTCCTCTGTGGTGTTCAAGTTCCCCAGTCTTGTGAGCGCAGAGGAACCCAAAAGTGAACCCTGGCTGAATGTGGGGTCGACAATCCCCGGTCAGTTCTTTTCAGTAGAACAGTTACAGATCGAGTACGCGTTTCCGTTCCTGATCCCCCCCGGACTGTTCGCACGTTTCAGCGTCAAAATGAACAGCCACGTGGTGCAGCGCTCCGACGGCAGGCACTGCGTCTACGCCTACCGGGGTAAAGTTCCGGTAATGGTGACTTACAGGCCGTCCAGGACTAGGTTGCACCCGGAGGTCCTTGCCATTTCGAGCCATGCGTCTTTGCCCAATATCTGGACCGCTTGGCAGGCCGTTACGCCTTTGGTGGAGGAGCTGAACGTTCTCCTGCAGGAGTGGCCCGGACTTCATTATTCGGTACATATTCTGTGTCCCAAGTGCCTGAAAAGAGGGTCGCCCAACCCCCATTCCTTCCCAG